A single region of the Anaerostipes rhamnosivorans genome encodes:
- a CDS encoding S-ribosylhomocysteine lyase → MQKIASFTVNHLDLLPGVYVSRRDSLGMETLTTYDLRMTAPNKEPVMNTAEMHTIEHLAATFLRNHPDYKDRVIYFGPMGCRTGFYLILNGDQTSSEILGLVTETFEFIRDFEGEVPGASPKDCGNYLDMNLPMAKFLADKYLTFSLYKANEKNLNYPE, encoded by the coding sequence ATGCAAAAAATCGCAAGTTTCACAGTAAACCATTTAGATCTGCTGCCCGGTGTATATGTATCCCGCAGAGACTCACTAGGTATGGAGACATTAACTACTTATGATCTTAGAATGACGGCGCCAAATAAGGAGCCTGTAATGAACACTGCTGAAATGCATACAATAGAACATCTGGCTGCAACCTTTTTAAGAAATCATCCAGATTATAAAGACCGTGTGATCTATTTTGGACCTATGGGCTGCCGTACCGGCTTCTATCTGATACTTAACGGTGACCAGACATCCAGTGAAATTCTTGGCCTTGTCACAGAAACATTTGAGTTCATACGGGATTTTGAGGGTGAAGTCCCCGGAGCATCCCCCAAAGACTGCGGAAACTATCTTGATATGAATCTTCCTATGGCAAAGTTTCTTGCGGATAAATACTTAACCTTTTCCCTTTATAAAGCGAATGAAAAGAATTTGAATTATCCAGAATAG